In Gasterosteus aculeatus chromosome 15, fGasAcu3.hap1.1, whole genome shotgun sequence, a single genomic region encodes these proteins:
- the eif5 gene encoding eukaryotic translation initiation factor 5: MSVNVNRSVSDQFYRYKMPRLIAKVEGKGNGIKTVIVNMVDVAKALNRPPTYPTKFFGCELGAQTQFDSKNDRYIVNGSHEANKLQDMLDGFIRKFVLCPECDNPETDLHVNPKKQTIGNSCKACGYRGMLDTRHKLCTFILKNPPESTEGGSASVKKEKEKKNRKKDKENGSGSGEAGSQENFDAPKAVDGDDDDEDWAEETTEEAQRRRMEEISDHAKNLTLSEDLEKPLEERVNLFYNFVKHKKDSRTIDAADKEILAEAERLDVKAMGPLILSELLFSVNIRDQIKKYKRHFLRFCHNNKKAQKYLLGGFECVVKLHQVQLLARVPIILKDLYDADLLEEDVIFAWAEKVSKKYVSKELAKEIHAKAAPFVKWLKEAEEESGGSEEEVEEDDENVEVVYSSSARELRVETVKPDTPEKEEDDIDIDAI; encoded by the exons ATGTCTGTCAACGTCAACCGCAGCGTGTCAGACCAGTTCTATCGCTACAAGATGCCCCGTCTGATTGCCAAG GTTGAAGGCAAAGGGAATGGAATCAAGACGGTCATTGTCAACATGGTTGATGTTGCGAAGGCGCTGAACAGGCCTCCAACAT ACCCAACCAAGTTTTTTGGTTGTGAACTCGGTGCTCAGACCCAGTTTGATAGCAAAAACGACCGTTACATCGTCAACGGATCCCACGAGGCGAACAAGCTGCAGGACATGCTTGATGGGTTCATCAGAAAATTTGTGCTGTGTCCCGAGTGTGACAACCCTGAAACTGACCTG CATGTCAATCCCAAGAAACAAACCATTGGTAATTCCTGTAAGGCCTGTGGATACCGCGGCATGCTCGACACCAGACACAAGCTGTGCACCTTCATCCTCAAAAACCCACCAG AGAGCACCGAAGGCGGATCAGCATctgtaaagaaagagaaagagaagaagaaccgCAAGAAGGACAAGGAGAACGGCTCCGGCAGCGGAGAGGCTGGAAGCCAAGAGAACTTTGACGCTCCCAAAGCTGTG GATGGAGACGACGATGACGAGGACTGGGCGGAGGAGACTACAGAGGAGGCGCAGAGGAGGCGAATGGAGGAGATCAGCGACCATGCCAAAAACCTCACGCTCAGTGAAGACCTGGAGAAACCTCTGGAGGAGCGGGTCAACCTCTTCTACAACTTTGTGAAG CACAAGAAGGACAGCAGGACCATCGACGCGGCGGATAAGGAGATCTTGGCGGAGGCGGAGCGGCTGGACGTGAAGGCCATGGGCCCCCTCATCCTCAGCGAGCTGCTCTTCAGCGTCAACATCCGCGACCAGATCAAGAAGTACAAGCGCCACTTCCTGCGG TTCTGCCACAACAACAAGAAGGCCCAGAAGTACCTGCTGGGCGGCTTTGAGTGTGTGGTGAAGCTGCATCAGGTCCAGCTGCTGGCTCGAGTTCCCATCATCCTCAAAGACCTGTACGACGCagacctgctggaggaggacgtcATCTTCGCCTGGGCGGAGAAG GTTTCCAAGAAGTACGTCTCTAAGGAACTCGCCAAGGAGATCCACGCCAAGGCCGCTCCCTTTGTGAAATGGCTGaaagaggccgaggaggagagcgggggcagcgaggaggaggtggaggaagacgacgaGAACGTGGAG GTGGTGTACTCGTCCTCCGCCCGCGAGCTCAGAGTTGAGACTGTGAAACCGGACACGCCCGAAAAGGAAGAGGATGACATCGACATCGACGCCATCTGA
- the vps29 gene encoding vacuolar protein sorting-associated protein 29: MLVLVLGDLHIPHRCNTLPAKFKKLLVPGKIQHILCTGNLCTKESYDYLKTLAGDVHIVRGDFDENLNYPEQKVVTVGQFKIGLIHGHQVIPWGDMASLALLQRQLDVDILISGHTHKFEAFENENKFYINPGSATGAYSALESNIIPSFVLMDIQASTVVTYVYQLIGDDVKVERIEYKKS; this comes from the exons ATG tTGGTCCTGGTGTTAGGTGACCTGCACATCCCCCACCGGTGCAACACCCTGCCAGCCAAGTTCAAGAAGCTGTTGGTCCCGGGGAAGATCCAGCACATTCTCTGCACGGGCAACCTCTGCACCAAGGAGAGCTATGACTACCTGAAGACGCTCGCCGGGGACGTCCACATAGTCCGAGGAGACTTTGACGAG AACCTGAACTACCCGGAGCAGAAGGTGGTGACGGTGGGCCAGTTTAAGATCGGCCTCATCCACGGCCACCAGGTGATCCCCTGGGGCGACATGGCCAGCCtggcgctgctgcagagacagcTGGACGTGGACATCCTCATCTCCGGGCACACGCACAAGTTCGAGGCCTTCGAGAACGAAAACAAGTTCTACATCAACCCCGGTTCGGCCACGGGAGCCTACAGCGCGCTGGAAAG CAACATCATCCCCTCTTTTGTATTAATGGACATCCAGGCTTCCACAGTGGTGACGTACGTTTACCAGCTGATCGGCGACGACGTCAAGGTGGAGAGAATCGAGTACAAGAAGTCCTAA
- the LOC120833148 gene encoding uncharacterized protein LOC120833148: MEKMRGLTGFGKLGRTDSTRRLMEKNQEDEVIPDGPELARPSCDTSTQNPQSNHEESERRITSEEAAGLLCVAPDALTSEAGRPQSVVGLIEVFLEQHFPKIPADVEQTLSRHLLEVQETLLRELVRLAPRLHSEGLLECCHQQTFKHLDHLLRMIRIPRELLFLINWVLHTYLSRDLLGHPDLQCTDPIKKIDLLLLTRWTSQAEEILFEILMRDIGRCLEKILQMEMSHDDLYVDAIQCIDAVPQNVLKISPQLSDKLQEGCMRELLWFLKKFTAAQKDLLRKKAKMDEPETKDFFRNLKNCKGLKQYIQEKDKEKKYPLMEIIEDMEAFTLKLLREIFADIAESRLKKYFKSQNKEFSLLLDDVRSLLSGLSDYEDVQMRVMDEAYKLLAHVYLKRLVGTRLSRLRRRWQPDVGRRVTEDAELLHHFLADLVPGVAGWNAMLLKVEDLLSVESLDVMKVTAAEMQKECHPGSGDLQLLPALLQWRGLSGSQIRDVQYAMMDLPGFQLPPTPASCFSCFTWCCAPESTVVSEEDGSQI, from the exons atggagaaaatgaGAGGATTGACAGGATTTGGCAAACTTGGAAGGACGGACAGCACAAGACGTTTAATGGAGAAGAACCAGGAGGACGAGGTCATACCGGACG GGCCCGAGCTGGCTCGCCCCAGCTGCGACACCTCGACCCAGAACCCTCAGAGCAACCACGAGGAAAGTGAGAGACGGATCACAAGTGAGGAGGCGGCCGGACTTCTCTGCGTGGCCCCCGATGCTTTGACCTCCGAGGCCGGACGCCCGCAGTCCGTCGTTGGCCTCATAGAGGTGTTTCTGGAACAGCACTTCCCGAAGATACCGGCCGACGTGGAGCAGACCTTAAGTCGCCACCTGCTGGAGGTGCAGGAGACGCTGCTCAGGGAGCTCGTGAGGTTGGCCCCCCGACTCCATTCTGAGGGATTGTTGGAATGCTGCCACCAGCAGACATTTAAACATCTTGATCATCTACTTCGGATGATCCGCATCCCCAGAGAATTGTTATTTCTGATTAACTGGGTCCTACATACATATCTGAG ccgGGACCTGCTTGGTCATCCTGACCTTCAGTGCACAGATCCCATAAAAAAGATCGACCTCCTGCTGTTAACACGGTGGACGTCCCAAGCGGAGGAAATATTGTTTGAAATTCTGATG AGAGATATCGGCCGTTGCCTGGAGAAGATCCTGCAGATGGAAATGAGCCACGATGATCTTTACGTGGACGCGATTCAG TGCATTGACGCCGTGCCCCAAAATGTCCTCAAAATCAGCCCACAACTGTCTGATAAGCTGCAGGAGGGTTGCATGCGAGAGCTGCTGTGGTTTCTGAAAAA GTTCACGGCGGCGCAGAAGGACCTTCtgagaaagaaagcaaaaatgGACGAACCAGAAACAAAAGATTTTTTCAGGAATTTGAAGAACTGTAAAGGACTCAA GCAGTACATccaggaaaaagacaaagagaaaaaatacCCTCTCATGGAAATCATTGAAGACATggaggcttttactttgaaactcCTGAGGGAAATCTTCGCTGACATCGCAGAg AGCCGCCTGAAGAAATACTTCAAATCACAGAATAAGGAATTCTCCCTCTTGCTCGATGACGTAAGAAGCCTCCTCTCAGGTCTGTCCGACTACGAGGACGTTCAGATG AGAGTGATGGACGAGGCCTACAAGCTCCTCGCTCACGTTTACCTCAAACGCCTCGTCGGAACGCGCCTGAGCCGCCTGAGGAGGCGCTGGCAGCCCGACGTGGGACGAAGGGTCACCGAGGACGCCGAGCTGCTTCACCACTTCCTCGCGGATCTG GTTCCCGGGGTCGCTGGCTGGAACGCCATGCTGCTGAAAGTCGAAGATCTGTTGAGCGTCGAGAGTCTTGATGTGATGAAAGTGACAGCGGCGGAGATGCAGAAGGAGTGTCACCCGGGGAG CGGTGACCTGCAGCTCCTGCCCGCGCTGCTGCAGTGGCGAGGTCTCTCCGGATCCCAGATCAGGGACGTGCAATATGCCATGATGGACCTACCCGGCTTTCAACTCCCACCCACGCCTGcttcctgcttctcctgcttCACCTGGTGCTGCGCGCCGGAATCCACGGTTGTCAGCGAGGAGGACGGCTCTCAGATCTGA